CATAACCATGAACTCACCACATGCAGAAGAAGAGCAAACTGCTTCTTCCTAAGCTCTAACGTCCTTGTACATGCTGCACTCTCGGCCTCCAAATTAGCTATCTCCTTCTCAAGATTAGCGATAAGTTTCTCGGTTTCTGACCGTGGAGGCTGCGAGGAAATCAGTTTTCTGATTGCTTCACACTCCTCTTTGTGCTGCCTCTCAATCTTGCTTTGCTCAAGTTGCTTTTTAAGATCCTCAATATCAGTCTGAGCTTGCAAGATTTGTCGCTGGATCTCAACCTGCAGCTCGTTGAAGCTCTCCTTTTCCCTGAGATTTGCATCAACTACAGCCTTGCTTTTTAGAAGAGGCAGCTCAAAAGTGTTAATTTCCTGCAGAAAGGCCTTGTACAGCCTCTCACAGTCACTTGTATTGTCTGCATCCTTCTCTACCTCGGTGGCGAAGGACATGAACTTCTTTTGGAGCTTCTTTAGGGGTGGTTCACCCCTGGTAGTTGTGATCCTAGTCAGAAGCCGATGTTTGATAATCGCATCATCCTCATGTGGCCCAAATGCATAATGTGCAGACATGTCTTCACCCCTCCCGGCAACTCTCCTCCCTTTGGTAAGCATTTCAGAATTTGAGGGATCAACCAACTGAAATCAGAGCAGTGCTAAGAACAGAAGAAACTGTATTAATTATAAATCAATTAGCTCAACTGTTTTGAATTGGTGCGTCTGTATGAAAATGCACTTGAATGCTTGCATATCCATAAACTATAGAACATCTACAAGGCTACAGATTTGACTACCTACATCCATACATGTACATATGAACATTTGCTCTAACAGCACCTAGCAAGAATGCAAAAAGCACGTGTGTATCCAGGTAGGCTTGGCAATGGGCTGAAATACTATTTGAACCAAACACAACTAAAACAGCACATCTCAAGTTCATCCAAGAATCACTAGAATCAGGGCATTCGTTGTGGGCAACGGAAGGCGAGGCAGCAAGCGGAGTTCTTCACAACAACTATAAGATCATCATGCTAATTCTAAGAAATTGCTTccatccacacacac
The sequence above is a segment of the Aegilops tauschii subsp. strangulata cultivar AL8/78 chromosome 6, Aet v6.0, whole genome shotgun sequence genome. Coding sequences within it:
- the LOC109762513 gene encoding THO complex subunit 7B, which gives rise to MLTKGRRVAGRGEDMSAHYAFGPHEDDAIIKHRLLTRITTTRGEPPLKKLQKKFMSFATEVEKDADNTSDCERLYKAFLQEINTFELPLLKSKAVVDANLREKESFNELQVEIQRQILQAQTDIEDLKKQLEQSKIERQHKEECEAIRKLISSQPPRSETEKLIANLEKEIANLEAESAACTRTLELRKKQFALLLHVVEELQISIEDEQRNIADELRAATEEPKLSIEEGSGGASDAMAVD